One Nitrospirota bacterium DNA segment encodes these proteins:
- the tadA gene encoding Flp pilus assembly complex ATPase component TadA gives MSAITEYYGGKGAVATTTKASPTESSRILEAKDYTFDGEEETLGAVSEQSNLLDVEEFDKVVGSALDGIEAVEEKEDEDVIKEVDAPIVKLVNGIFVNAIKASANDIHIEPYETSVRVRYRVDGKLYSVMNLPAKIKNAIAARVKVMSELDIAERRLPQDGRIKLKLGKKREIDFRVSTVPTMFGERCVLRLLDKSKLQVDFSKLGLDEEALKIFMDALDKPYGMILVTGPTGCGKTTTLYSALSYLNKIGVNISTAEDPVEYNFLGINQVQVRDEIGLTFASALRSFLRQDPDIIMVGEIRDYETADISVKAALTGHLVLSTLHTNDAPGTISRLVNMGIEPFLVASAVIVIATQRLIRKICPECKEEVKVPVPALIKVGFSEEEAGSIKCYRGKGCPACNNSGYRGRIAIFEVMPIKDDIRDLILEGATSAELKKTAIKLGMKTLRKSGLVKVKEGITTIEEVIRVSFED, from the coding sequence ATGAGTGCCATTACAGAGTATTATGGAGGCAAAGGTGCGGTTGCCACTACCACAAAGGCATCTCCTACCGAATCATCACGGATACTCGAGGCAAAGGATTATACTTTTGATGGTGAGGAGGAGACTTTAGGCGCTGTCTCAGAGCAAAGCAATCTGCTCGATGTCGAAGAGTTTGATAAGGTAGTTGGTAGTGCCCTCGATGGCATAGAGGCGGTTGAGGAAAAGGAAGATGAAGATGTAATAAAAGAGGTAGATGCACCAATAGTGAAGCTCGTAAACGGGATATTTGTCAATGCCATAAAAGCAAGTGCAAACGATATACACATAGAGCCCTACGAGACATCGGTCAGGGTGAGATACAGGGTTGATGGCAAGCTTTACTCTGTGATGAACCTTCCTGCAAAGATAAAGAATGCCATAGCTGCGAGGGTAAAGGTCATGTCAGAGCTTGATATTGCCGAAAGGAGGCTTCCACAGGACGGAAGGATAAAGCTTAAGTTAGGTAAAAAAAGGGAGATAGACTTCAGGGTCTCGACTGTTCCTACGATGTTTGGCGAAAGATGCGTTCTCAGGCTTCTCGATAAGTCAAAGCTTCAGGTGGACTTTTCAAAATTAGGCTTAGATGAAGAGGCATTGAAGATATTTATGGATGCACTCGATAAGCCTTATGGAATGATACTCGTTACAGGGCCAACTGGATGTGGAAAGACTACAACGCTTTATTCGGCACTCTCTTATCTGAATAAAATTGGCGTGAATATCTCGACTGCCGAAGACCCTGTAGAGTATAACTTCTTAGGTATAAATCAGGTTCAGGTGAGGGATGAGATAGGGCTTACATTTGCCTCTGCATTAAGGTCATTTCTCAGGCAGGACCCTGATATAATCATGGTCGGTGAGATAAGGGATTATGAGACTGCCGATATATCGGTCAAGGCAGCACTTACAGGGCACCTCGTTTTAAGTACACTTCATACAAACGATGCCCCTGGTACCATAAGCAGGCTTGTTAATATGGGCATAGAGCCATTCCTCGTTGCCTCGGCAGTTATAGTTATTGCAACCCAGAGACTTATAAGAAAAATATGCCCTGAATGCAAAGAGGAGGTAAAGGTCCCTGTGCCTGCCCTCATAAAAGTCGGATTTTCAGAGGAAGAGGCAGGCAGTATAAAATGCTACAGGGGTAAGGGATGTCCTGCGTGCAATAACTCAGGCTATAGGGGAAGGATTGCCATCTTTGAAGTCATGCCTATAAAGGATGATATAAGAGACCTCATACTTGAAGGTGCCACTTCGGCAGAGCTTAAGAAGACCGCCATAAAGCTCGGCATGAAAACCCTGAGGAAGAGTGGTCTTGTAAAGGTCAAGGAAGGCATAACCACTATAGAAGAGGTCATCAGGGTCTCTTTTGAGGACTGA
- the tadA gene encoding Flp pilus assembly complex ATPase component TadA, with product MVIKLGQMLINSGIITEEQLKQTLVLQKRDGGRLGTNLVKLGYVTEEKLVTFLSKQFGVPAINLSNYKIDPAVLKLETSKILQVKDYTMSAEDMVAGGTMGESDEGPTVDVDEFDQVVGSALDDIEAVLTKDEGVSSQVDAPIIKLVNGIFVNALKAGASDIHIEPYEGVLRIRYRVDGVLHTVMNLPTKIKSPLTARVKIMSRLDIAERRLPQDGRIKLKLGPKREIDFRVSVLPCLFGEKTVLRLLDKSSLQVDLTKLGFEEKALSEFLAVLSKPYGMVLVTGPTGSGKTTTLYSALSHLNNPDVNIMTAEDPIEYNFLGINQVQMKEEIGLSFASALLLNMGIEPFLVSSSVLMIIAQRLARKLCQQCKEEEKVPIPALMKIGFSEDEANVVRCFKGKGCPTCSNSGYKGRIALYEVMPIGDEIKELVLEGASAAEIKKAAIKLGMKTLRMSGLTKVKEGVTSIEEVVRVTFGD from the coding sequence ATGGTTATAAAACTTGGACAGATGCTCATAAACTCCGGCATTATTACCGAGGAACAGCTCAAACAGACACTTGTTCTTCAAAAAAGGGATGGTGGAAGGCTCGGCACAAACCTCGTCAAATTAGGCTATGTCACAGAGGAAAAACTCGTAACATTCCTGAGCAAGCAGTTTGGTGTGCCTGCAATAAACCTCTCTAACTATAAGATAGACCCAGCAGTGCTCAAGCTCGAGACATCAAAAATCCTTCAGGTAAAAGACTATACGATGTCTGCCGAGGATATGGTGGCAGGTGGCACCATGGGTGAGAGTGATGAGGGCCCCACAGTCGATGTCGATGAATTTGACCAAGTGGTTGGCAGTGCCCTCGATGACATAGAGGCTGTTTTAACAAAGGACGAAGGTGTATCAAGCCAGGTAGATGCACCAATAATTAAGCTTGTCAACGGCATATTCGTTAATGCCCTTAAGGCAGGTGCAAGCGATATACATATAGAGCCTTATGAAGGGGTTTTAAGGATAAGATACAGGGTTGATGGTGTTTTGCATACGGTTATGAATCTGCCTACAAAGATAAAGAGTCCCCTTACTGCGAGGGTAAAGATAATGTCCCGTCTTGACATCGCTGAAAGAAGACTTCCACAGGATGGAAGGATAAAGCTCAAATTAGGACCTAAAAGGGAGATTGACTTCAGGGTCTCTGTCTTACCATGCCTTTTCGGTGAAAAGACCGTCTTAAGGCTTCTTGACAAGTCAAGCCTTCAGGTAGACCTTACGAAGTTAGGCTTTGAGGAGAAAGCCCTCAGTGAGTTTCTGGCGGTGCTGAGTAAGCCATACGGAATGGTACTCGTTACAGGTCCAACTGGAAGTGGTAAGACCACAACCCTTTATTCGGCACTTAGCCATCTCAACAATCCTGATGTGAACATAATGACTGCCGAAGACCCTATAGAGTATAACTTTTTAGGTATAAATCAGGTTCAGATGAAGGAGGAGATAGGGCTTTCGTTTGCCTCTGCATTACTCCTTAATATGGGCATAGAGCCTTTCCTTGTATCCTCATCTGTCTTAATGATAATTGCACAGAGACTTGCAAGAAAGCTCTGTCAGCAGTGTAAGGAAGAAGAAAAAGTGCCAATTCCTGCTCTTATGAAGATTGGTTTTTCAGAAGACGAGGCAAATGTGGTAAGATGCTTCAAAGGCAAAGGCTGTCCTACCTGCAGTAATTCGGGGTACAAGGGAAGGATCGCACTTTATGAGGTGATGCCCATAGGCGATGAGATTAAGGAGCTGGTGCTCGAGGGTGCCTCTGCCGCTGAGATCAAGAAAGCCGCAATAAAGCTTGGGATGAAGACCCTGAGAATGTCAGGGCTTACAAAAGTAAAAGAAGGTGTAACCTCGATAGAAGAGGTTGTGAGGGTGACCTTTGGAGATTAA
- a CDS encoding type IV pilus twitching motility protein PilT translates to MLSIYDLLKTLIEKKASDLHITTGSPPRIRIDGRLMPLDGEPLGPADTKALCYSILTDAQKHKFEENNELDLSFGLKGLSRFRANIFTQRGAVAGAFRSIPFEIRTFRDLGLPEILNDLTKKPRGLILVTGPTGSGKSTTLASMVDRINSERPDHIITVEDPIEYLHGHKKALINQREVNADTASFKSALKYVLRQDPDVVLIGEMRDLETIEAALAVSETGHLTLATLHTNSAVQTINRVIDVFPPHQQEQIRVQLSFVLEGILAQQLIPRKSGQGRVLAIEILIPNAAIRNLIREDKIHQLYSMMQTGQAKFGMQTMNQSLHELYTKGLISYDEALGRSSVPDEMLTMLQRVATQRR, encoded by the coding sequence ATGCTTAGTATTTATGACCTTTTAAAGACACTGATTGAAAAAAAGGCATCTGACCTTCACATAACTACAGGGAGTCCCCCACGAATTCGGATTGATGGAAGACTCATGCCTCTCGATGGAGAGCCCCTTGGACCTGCTGATACAAAGGCACTCTGTTACAGTATCCTTACCGATGCCCAAAAGCATAAATTCGAGGAGAATAATGAGCTTGACCTATCATTTGGGCTTAAAGGCTTATCGAGGTTCAGGGCTAATATATTTACGCAAAGGGGCGCTGTTGCAGGTGCCTTCAGGTCAATACCATTTGAGATAAGGACATTCAGGGACCTTGGGCTTCCGGAGATACTCAACGACCTGACTAAAAAGCCAAGGGGGCTTATACTTGTCACAGGCCCTACTGGCTCTGGAAAGTCAACAACGCTTGCCTCTATGGTTGACCGTATAAATTCCGAAAGACCTGACCATATCATAACCGTAGAGGACCCAATAGAATATCTTCATGGACATAAAAAGGCTCTCATAAACCAGAGAGAGGTCAATGCAGACACCGCATCCTTTAAGTCGGCATTAAAGTATGTCTTAAGGCAGGACCCCGATGTTGTTCTGATTGGTGAGATGAGGGACCTTGAGACCATAGAGGCAGCGCTTGCTGTCTCTGAGACAGGTCATCTTACGCTTGCAACCCTTCACACAAACTCCGCAGTTCAGACCATAAACCGAGTAATAGATGTATTTCCGCCGCATCAGCAGGAGCAGATAAGGGTTCAGCTTTCTTTTGTCCTTGAGGGAATCCTTGCACAACAACTTATCCCGAGGAAGTCAGGACAAGGAAGGGTTCTTGCAATTGAAATCCTTATTCCGAATGCGGCAATCAGAAACCTTATAAGGGAGGACAAGATACATCAGCTTTATTCCATGATGCAGACAGGTCAGGCAAAATTCGGCATGCAGACGATGAATCAGTCCCTCCATGAGCTTTATACAAAAGGTCTTATATCTTATGATGAGGCACTGGGACGCTCATCTGTGCCAGATGAAATGCTTACGATGCTTCAAAGAGTGGCAACCCAAAGGAGGTAA
- a CDS encoding type II secretion system F family protein — translation MATMVFQWSGKTSRGTIESGEITAASKEEVIAQLRQKNITPTIVTEKVKKKFGFGGGKVGSKDIVIFTRQFSTMIDAGLPLVQALDVLSGQVENKTLAKTLSQIKVDVEGGSTYADALRKHPKVFDELYANMVAAGEAGGILDTILGRLATYIEKAMKIKKKVKGALVYPIVVSTVAVLVVAVIMVFVVPTFIEMFKALGGTLPLPTVIVVTISNFLKGIGGIVLLGAIVGTIMGISQFRRTKRGKKITDAILLKSPIFGVMLVKAAVAKFTRTMGTLISSGVPILDGLEITAKTAGNKVIEDAVMTVRSAVTEGKTLAEPLSKAKVFPPMVTHMIAVGESTGALDAMLGKIADFYDDEVDAAVSNLTAMMEPLLMIFLGTTVGFVIVAMYLPIFKMITLIK, via the coding sequence ATGGCTACGATGGTTTTTCAGTGGTCAGGTAAAACAAGTAGGGGGACTATAGAGTCCGGAGAGATTACTGCGGCTTCAAAAGAAGAGGTCATAGCACAGCTCAGGCAGAAAAATATAACACCCACAATCGTAACTGAAAAGGTAAAGAAGAAATTTGGCTTTGGGGGGGGCAAGGTCGGCAGCAAAGATATAGTTATCTTCACAAGACAGTTCTCGACAATGATAGATGCAGGGCTTCCACTTGTGCAGGCATTAGATGTACTTTCAGGACAGGTGGAAAATAAAACACTCGCAAAGACCCTTTCGCAGATAAAGGTGGATGTCGAAGGCGGCTCCACATATGCAGATGCCCTGAGAAAGCACCCAAAGGTCTTTGACGAGCTTTACGCCAATATGGTTGCCGCAGGAGAGGCAGGCGGAATACTCGATACAATCCTGGGAAGACTTGCAACCTATATAGAGAAGGCAATGAAGATTAAAAAGAAGGTCAAAGGAGCACTGGTCTATCCGATAGTTGTCTCTACGGTTGCAGTGCTTGTTGTTGCAGTAATCATGGTGTTCGTTGTGCCAACATTTATAGAGATGTTTAAGGCACTCGGAGGAACTCTTCCTCTTCCGACAGTAATTGTCGTCACTATAAGCAATTTCCTTAAGGGCATAGGAGGCATCGTTCTCCTCGGAGCCATAGTGGGTACTATAATGGGTATCTCACAATTCAGAAGAACAAAAAGGGGCAAAAAGATAACCGATGCTATACTCCTTAAGTCACCAATCTTTGGAGTTATGCTTGTAAAGGCTGCAGTTGCCAAATTTACAAGGACCATGGGAACCCTTATCAGTAGCGGTGTTCCTATACTGGATGGACTTGAGATAACGGCAAAGACAGCAGGCAATAAGGTTATCGAGGATGCAGTTATGACTGTGAGATCTGCTGTTACCGAGGGTAAAACCCTTGCCGAGCCTCTTTCAAAGGCAAAGGTCTTTCCCCCAATGGTAACGCATATGATAGCAGTTGGAGAATCCACAGGCGCATTGGATGCCATGCTCGGAAAGATTGCGGACTTCTATGACGACGAGGTCGATGCCGCAGTGTCAAACCTTACTGCCATGATGGAGCCTTTGCTTATGATATTTTTAGGCACTACCGTAGGGTTTGTCATAGTTGCCATGTATCTACCCATATTTAAGATGATTACACTCATAAAGTGA
- a CDS encoding PAS domain S-box protein, whose product MKETPKSALSNKLKTLTAFRALFVTVLLGTFYIFEIGLRIFPYPYGVLYLVIFLYLLTIVYSLMLLRFGTPAFAYAQLCLDVVSAITLVFLTGGIESWFSILLPIVVIASAIILNKRAGYVIATIGAVLYGSLIDLQFYKILPIPYDPMFGEKDFLYNIFSHTLALYLTAYLIGHLVERLERATIGLEKKDSDLKDLTVFTDEVIEGMPSGLFTTNLKGRIILFNSAAEEITGIERHRAIGMEINSVFPFIGNIRQKERIEGLIEHAGSSKVIGLTVSEMQDANGQRTGFIGIFDDLTELKRMHEEIKQKEKLADIGELAANIAHEIRNPLASLKGSIEMLKEDKVSAEYKGRLMEIALGEMQRLDVIITEFLIYSKPKAIELETFDLHQMLDETIEMLKQRNTGEVTFIKGFNGPLYIKADPQRLQQVFWNLGINAIEAMPDGGKLSISTTDSKDVIKIIFEDTGIGISPENMKKVLYPFFTTKPEGTGLGLSIAYRIVEDHNGGLAFTSKQGEGTKFRVFLPKGNVNGKE is encoded by the coding sequence GTGAAGGAAACTCCAAAAAGTGCCCTGAGCAATAAGCTTAAGACCCTGACTGCATTCAGGGCACTTTTCGTTACTGTCCTTTTAGGCACCTTCTATATCTTTGAGATAGGACTCCGAATATTCCCATACCCATATGGGGTGCTTTATTTAGTAATATTCCTCTACCTGCTTACAATTGTTTACTCATTGATGCTTTTGAGGTTTGGAACACCTGCCTTTGCCTATGCGCAGTTATGCCTCGATGTAGTGTCTGCTATAACATTAGTCTTTCTGACAGGCGGAATCGAAAGCTGGTTTTCCATTCTTCTGCCGATTGTAGTGATAGCCTCTGCAATTATCCTGAATAAAAGGGCAGGGTATGTCATTGCCACCATAGGCGCTGTGCTTTATGGCTCTCTCATAGACCTTCAGTTCTATAAAATACTTCCAATCCCCTATGACCCAATGTTCGGAGAAAAAGATTTTCTCTACAATATATTCTCGCACACATTAGCCCTTTATCTGACTGCTTACCTTATAGGTCATCTTGTTGAGAGGCTCGAAAGGGCAACCATAGGGCTTGAAAAGAAAGATTCGGACCTGAAGGACCTTACTGTGTTTACCGATGAGGTCATAGAAGGTATGCCAAGCGGACTATTTACAACCAACCTTAAAGGTAGGATAATCTTGTTTAACAGTGCCGCCGAGGAGATAACAGGCATTGAAAGACACAGGGCTATCGGCATGGAAATCAATAGTGTCTTCCCATTTATAGGTAACATAAGACAAAAGGAGCGGATTGAAGGACTCATAGAGCATGCGGGTAGCAGTAAGGTTATAGGGCTTACTGTCTCGGAGATGCAGGATGCAAATGGTCAGCGCACTGGTTTTATAGGCATATTCGATGACCTCACAGAACTAAAGAGGATGCACGAGGAGATAAAACAAAAGGAAAAACTGGCAGACATAGGTGAGCTTGCCGCTAACATAGCCCATGAGATTAGAAACCCACTTGCTTCGCTTAAAGGCTCTATAGAGATGCTAAAGGAAGATAAGGTTTCAGCAGAATACAAAGGCAGGCTGATGGAAATAGCACTCGGTGAGATGCAGAGACTGGATGTAATCATAACCGAATTCCTCATCTATTCAAAGCCCAAGGCAATCGAGCTGGAGACCTTTGACCTGCACCAGATGCTCGATGAGACCATCGAGATGCTTAAACAAAGAAATACAGGCGAGGTCACATTTATAAAGGGATTTAATGGCCCTCTCTATATAAAGGCAGACCCACAGAGGCTTCAGCAGGTCTTCTGGAACTTAGGCATTAATGCCATAGAGGCTATGCCTGATGGAGGTAAGCTCTCTATAAGCACAACCGACAGTAAAGATGTGATAAAGATTATATTTGAGGACACAGGCATAGGGATAAGTCCTGAAAACATGAAGAAGGTTTTATATCCGTTCTTCACTACAAAGCCAGAGGGGACAGGGCTTGGTTTGAGCATAGCATACAGGATTGTAGAGGACCATAACGGAGGACTTGCCTTCACCAGCAAGCAGGGTGAGGGCACAAAATTCAGGGTCTTTCTGCCTAAAGGCAATGTAAATGGAAAAGAGTAA